A genomic window from Myxococcaceae bacterium includes:
- the pyk gene encoding pyruvate kinase — protein MRRTRMMCTLGPASSSEEQIEALILAGMSVARINFSHGDQETHRAVIHRVRSVAAHLGKAVGVLQDLQGPKIRTRRMLGEGILLEAGHQTRMTTEDLLGTPERFGTQYLGLPKDVKPGDLILLDDGKIGLRCLESDGAREVLCEVVFGGILKSNKGINLPSGGLSIPSLTEKDIQDVHFGAEMGVDAVALSFVRSAEDVRLLRRELAQSKVRPLVFAKIEKPQAMNCLEEIIEESDGIMVARGDLGVELPLEQVPIAQKKIVSLCSAQGKTVVVATQMLESMISCARPTRAEASDVANAVLDGADMLMLSAETASGDYPVEAVKTMDRIIREVENSDLMPYWHTQAKLWAHSNQQHQNAASLAGTHAAQELQAKAIAIFTGSGHTAKLVSAYRPKAPIIAYVPSLNEQRRLLFTWGIESEIVKYPPDFETLLTHVNRNLQTRWGVEAGETVVLLTKVPLKPAQRTNTVHLHTVTQISD, from the coding sequence ATGCGTCGAACTCGAATGATGTGTACGCTGGGCCCGGCTTCTTCTTCCGAAGAACAGATTGAAGCCTTAATTCTGGCAGGCATGAGCGTTGCACGAATTAACTTTTCGCATGGCGATCAAGAAACGCACCGAGCGGTGATCCATCGAGTCCGTTCGGTCGCTGCGCACCTTGGAAAGGCGGTGGGAGTTTTGCAGGATTTACAAGGTCCTAAGATTCGAACCAGGCGGATGCTGGGAGAGGGTATTTTGCTCGAAGCTGGCCATCAAACGCGCATGACAACCGAAGACTTACTCGGAACGCCAGAGCGCTTTGGCACGCAATATTTGGGGCTCCCCAAAGACGTGAAGCCAGGGGATTTAATCCTCTTGGACGACGGAAAAATCGGGCTTCGTTGCTTAGAGAGCGATGGAGCTCGAGAAGTTTTGTGCGAAGTTGTCTTTGGAGGGATTCTCAAAAGCAACAAGGGAATCAACTTGCCTTCGGGGGGGCTATCGATTCCGAGCTTAACTGAGAAAGATATTCAAGATGTGCATTTTGGGGCCGAAATGGGAGTCGATGCCGTGGCTTTGTCTTTTGTGCGTTCGGCGGAAGATGTACGCCTGCTAAGGCGAGAGTTGGCGCAGTCAAAAGTCAGGCCTTTGGTGTTTGCCAAAATTGAAAAGCCTCAGGCCATGAACTGCTTAGAGGAGATTATCGAAGAATCGGATGGCATCATGGTGGCTCGAGGGGATCTGGGAGTCGAATTGCCTCTGGAACAGGTTCCCATCGCTCAGAAAAAGATCGTATCACTGTGCAGTGCTCAGGGAAAAACGGTGGTCGTAGCGACTCAAATGTTGGAGTCCATGATCAGCTGCGCCAGGCCCACTCGAGCCGAAGCAAGCGACGTGGCCAACGCCGTTTTAGACGGGGCGGACATGTTGATGCTCTCTGCGGAAACCGCATCGGGGGATTACCCCGTTGAAGCGGTAAAAACGATGGATCGAATTATTCGCGAGGTAGAAAATTCGGATCTCATGCCCTATTGGCATACACAAGCGAAGCTCTGGGCTCACTCGAATCAACAGCATCAAAATGCCGCTTCTCTTGCTGGAACGCACGCGGCCCAAGAGTTGCAAGCCAAGGCGATCGCTATTTTCACCGGATCGGGCCATACGGCGAAATTGGTGAGTGCGTATCGACCGAAAGCGCCGATTATTGCCTATGTTCCGAGTTTGAATGAGCAGCGCCGCTTATTATTTACCTGGGGGATTGAATCCGAGATTGTGAAGTACCCGCCCGATTTTGAGACGCTTTTGACTCACGTCAATCGAAATTTACAGACTCGCTGGGGAGTGGAGGCGGGAGAAACGGTGGTTCTCTTGACCAAAGTCCCTTTGAAACCCGCTCAGCGGACCAATACCGTTCACCTTCACACGGTGACCCAGATTTCGGACTGA